A genomic window from Candidatus Poribacteria bacterium includes:
- a CDS encoding TIM barrel protein has product MSEPLKEATEYCFSFGPWNIHEGTDPFGPPVREPFSFDEKVGVYRDLGFVGIQFHDDDIVPDIDEKTYTQLIARTKAVKKQIDDHGLTAEVVAPRLWESPQTLDGAYTSNSEKERHYALERSKRCVDIANEIGCRNLVLWLAREGTYIRETKDAAGAVGQILEAINALLDYDPEIRILIEPKPNEPMDIAYIPTIGHAIGLAYASDAPERVGGLIESAHAILAGLEPSDEMGYALCHQKLWSVHLNDQNGLKFDQDKAFGSVNLRRAFNQVRVLEENGYGRNGEFIGLDVKVMRTQPRDISTKHLLSSRRTFLNLLEKVRTFDKDVEQEFIAARDYEGLDFYILEHLLGAECV; this is encoded by the coding sequence ATGAGCGAACCCCTTAAAGAAGCAACAGAATATTGTTTCTCTTTCGGACCCTGGAATATACATGAGGGAACAGACCCTTTTGGCCCCCCTGTTCGGGAGCCGTTCAGTTTCGATGAAAAAGTTGGAGTTTATCGCGATCTCGGTTTTGTTGGAATTCAATTTCACGATGATGATATTGTACCGGATATTGACGAGAAAACATATACACAACTGATAGCACGGACAAAAGCCGTAAAAAAACAGATTGATGACCATGGTTTGACGGCAGAGGTGGTGGCACCGCGGTTGTGGGAATCTCCACAGACACTTGATGGGGCTTACACCTCTAATTCCGAAAAAGAAAGACACTATGCCCTGGAACGTTCAAAAAGGTGTGTGGATATTGCCAACGAGATCGGGTGTAGGAATCTCGTGTTGTGGCTTGCCCGAGAAGGCACCTACATCCGGGAAACGAAAGACGCAGCAGGCGCAGTTGGTCAAATTTTAGAAGCGATTAACGCGCTACTCGACTACGATCCAGAAATCCGAATCCTTATAGAACCCAAACCGAATGAACCGATGGACATCGCTTATATTCCAACCATCGGACACGCTATTGGTTTAGCATACGCGAGCGACGCACCAGAGCGCGTTGGCGGGTTAATCGAAAGCGCGCACGCCATTCTGGCAGGTTTGGAACCCTCCGATGAGATGGGATACGCCCTCTGTCATCAGAAACTTTGGAGTGTCCATCTCAACGATCAGAATGGGCTAAAATTCGATCAAGATAAGGCGTTCGGTTCCGTTAATTTGCGACGTGCGTTTAATCAGGTACGGGTCCTGGAGGAGAACGGATACGGTAGAAACGGTGAATTCATTGGATTAGATGTGAAAGTAATGCGAACCCAACCCCGCGACATCTCAACAAAACACTTATTGAGCAGTCGCAGAACCTTCCTTAACCTACTTGAGAAAGTCCGAACGTTTGACAAAGATGTCGAACAGGAATTTATCGCAGCCCGAGATTATGAAGGTCTGGACTTCTACATCCTTGAACACCTTCT